A single genomic interval of Xyrauchen texanus isolate HMW12.3.18 chromosome 8, RBS_HiC_50CHRs, whole genome shotgun sequence harbors:
- the baxb gene encoding BCL2 associated X, apoptosis regulator b, producing the protein MACEALQDDQIGEVLLIGVVRQEVMNVAVEGNASPLSLPEAQPISNRKDQQLVEQLAETIRVIGDRLDQDTGFNDMIDGLVKVADKSSFWNLVEKVFRDDQINWGRIIVLFYSVGKLAAKMVLAHFPSVVSDILSLSLDYFKRHLLKWIRRMGGWITSMPGLACFTIEQFSSSSWSTYSSFFRAMLTFTGGVLLGGLFVWRFKKSS; encoded by the exons ATGGCTTGCGAAGCATTGCAGG ATGATCAAATTGGAGAGGTTCTCTTAATCGG GGTGGTAAGACAGGAGGTGATGAACGTGGCAGTAGAGGGAAATGCATCCCCTCTGTCCCTTCCCGAAGCTCAGCCAATAAGTAACCGCAAGGACCAGCAACTTGTTGAACAGTTGGCAGAGACCATCAGAGTGATTGGTGACAGGCTTGATCAGGACACAGGATTCAATGA CATGATTGATGGTTTAGTTAAAGTGGCTGATAAAAGCAGTTTCTGGAATCTTGTGGAAAAAGTTTTCAGAGATGACCAGATCAACTGGGGAAGAATTATAGTGCTGTTTTACTCGGTTGGGAAACTGGCCGCAAAG ATGGTCCTTGCACACTTTCCCAGTGTTGTTTCAGATATTCTGAGCTTAAGTCTGGATTACTTTAAGAGGCATTTGTTGAAATGGATTCGCAGAATGGGAGGATGG ATAACCAGTATGCCTGGATTGGCCTGTTTCACCATAGAGCAATTTTCCAGTTCTTCATGGAGCACTTATTCTTCCTTTTTTAGAGCCATGCTGACCTTCACCGGTGGTGTACTGTTAGGAGGACTGTTCGTCtggagatttaaaaaaagcagttGA